Below is a genomic region from Catenuloplanes atrovinosus.
GCGGCTCGCCCGGCTGGAGCACCACGAACGCCTCCCCCGGCATGCCGAAGCGCCGCGCCGAGCCCGGGGTGTCCAGCGCGATGCGCCCCTCGCCGATCCGGCCGAGGACGACCGCGCCCTGTGGCGTGCCCTCCATGTCGACGGTCATCCCGAACGTGTTGCGGTGCAGCCGCGCCGGGCCCAGCGAGTGGTGCCCGAGCCGGACGTAATGGTCGCCGTCCCCGGCCCGCATGCCCAGCTTCCCGTACGCTCGCCGCAGCGCCTCGTACGCCTCATCGGCGTCGGTGGTCTCGAACACGGTCACCATGCCAGTCTCCGGTCTCCGACACACGCCTCCCTTTATCGGTTCAACGACGCGGGCGCCCGGAGAACGCGGCCGGACCGGCCGGTATCCGATCGAGTGAGGAGGTCGGCGCTTCGTTTGCAGCACAGTGAGCGCGCGTGACGTCGCTCAGCGGGGTAGCCACGCCCGCGTGTCTTCGCCAGCATCAGAGCGTGCCCACGACACGCATCCTCACCCGTGACGGACCCGCCTGTCTGGAGGCGGTCGGCGAGTTCGACCGGGACAACCACCACGAGATCGCGGCCGCGGTGCGCCACGCGATCTCGCGCGGCCACCCGCACATCACGCTCGACCTGCGCGGCGTCACGTACCTCGACGCCAGCGCGGTCCGCACGCTGATGGCCTGCCGCTACCTGGCACTGGCGCACGGTGGCGGCCTGCGCGTGCTGCACGCGAACGGCGTGGTCGCGTTCGTCCTGGACGCCACCGGCGCGGGGGCGGCGCTGTCCTGGAACGGCTAGCCGAGCGAGGCGCGCAGCTTCGCGTCCTTCTCCGCGACCATGGCCTCCAGGCCGGCCTGGAACTCGGTCACCTTCGCCCGCAGCGCCGCGTCGGAGGCGGCCAGGATGCGCACCGCGAGCAGGCCCGCGTTGCGCGCACCGGCGATGGAGACGGTGGCGACCGGGATGCCGGCCGGCATCTGCACGATCGACATCAGCGAGTCCATGCCGTCCAGGTACTTCAGCGGCACCGGCACGCCGATCACCGGCAGCGGTGTGGCGGAGGCGACCATGCCGGGCAGGTGGGCGGCGCCGCCCGCGCCCGCGATGATCACCTTGAGGCCGCGGGCGTCCGCGCCGGTCGCGTAGTCGAGCATGCCCTGCGGCGTGCGGTGCGCGGAGATCACCCGGACCTCGTGCGCGACGCCGAACTCGTCCAGCGCCTCGGCCGCCGCCCGCATGGTCGGCCAGTCCGAGTCCGAACCCATGATCACGCCAACGGAAACCGTCACCACTGTCCCTCTCGAAGCCACCGCGCGGCGCGCACCGCGCGCGCCCGTACCGTTGCCAGGTCGTCGCCGAGCGCGGTGACGTGCCCGATCTTGCGACCGGGGCGGACCTGCTTGCCGTACAGGTGGACCTTGATCCCCGGGTCCTCCGCGAACAGGTGGTGGAGCCGCTCGTCGATGCTCATGCCGCCGGGCTCGCCACCGAGCAGGTTCGCCATCACCACGACCGGCGCGGCCAGGCTCGTCTCGCCCAGCGGGTAGTCCAGCACCGCGCGCAGGTGCTGCTCGAACTGCGACGTGCGCGCGCCCTCGATGGTCCAGTGCCCGGAGTTGTGCGGGCGCATGGCCAGCTCGTTGACCAGCAGCCCGTCCTCGGTCTGGAACAGCTCGACCGCGAGCAGGCCGACCACGCCGAGCTGCTTCGCCACACCGATCGCCAGCTCCTGCGCGGTGACGGCCAGTTCCTCCGGGAGGTCCGGCGCGGGCGCCAGCACCTCCACGCAGATGCCGTCCCGCTGCACGGTCTCGACCACCGGGTACGCCGCGACCTGCCCGAACGGTGAGCGCGCGACCTGCACCGCCAGCTCCCGGACCAGCCGCACCCGCTCCTCGACGATCAGCGGCGTGCCGGTCGCCACCAGCGCGGCCGCCTCGTCCGCGTCCGCCAGCGGGAACACGCCCCGGCCGTCGTACCCGCCGCGGGTCGCCTTCGCGATGACCGGCCAGCCCACCTCGTCGCCGAACGCCACGAGATCATCAAGGCCCTCGACGGTACGCCAGCGCGGTGCCGGGAAGCCCAGCTCGGTCAGGCGCGTGCGCATCAGCAGCTTGTCCTGCGCGAACTGCAGCGCGTCCGCGCCCGGGTGCACCGTGAAGCCCTCGGCGGCCAGCGCCTGGATGTGCGCGGACGGCACGTGCTCGTGGTCGAACGTGACCACGTCGCACGACTTCGCGAACTCGCGCAGCGCGTCCAGGTCGGTGTGCTCACCGATCTGGACGTCCGCGGCGACCAGCGCGGCGCCGTCGTCGGGGGACTGGGCCAGCACGCGCAGTGACTGACCGAGGGCGATCGCGGCCTGGTGGGTCATCCGGGCCAGCTGGCCCCCGCCCACCATGCCGACAACGGGCAGACCGGTTCGGGTATCCATCTCGCCGATCAGCCTAGCGTGGCGGCCAGCTCCTGCTCCGAGGTGACCGGGCGGTCGCAGACGAAGCCGCGGCACACGTACGCGGTGGATCTTCCGTCGATCATCGGCCGGTCCGCGAGCAGCGGCACGCCCGGCGCGTCCGGCGCTCCCGCGATCACGACGGCGCCGGGCGGGGCGAGCCGGATCGCGGCCGCCACCAGCGGGTCGGTCTCCGGCGCGGCGGTGACGATCGCGATCTCGTACGGCCCGGAGATCAGCGCCTCCGCCGCGGCCAGCGAGTAACCGGTGAACCGCGGGTGCCGGTCCGCGATCGGCGCGATGGTGCGCAGCGCCGCCTCGGCCGCGTCCCGGTAGCGCGTCTCGCCGGTCAGCGCGGCGTACGCGATCAGCGCGTTCGCCATCGAGGAGAGGCCGGACGGGGTGGCGTTGTCGGTCGGGTCCGCCGGGCGGGTGACCAGCTTCTCCGCGTCGTCAGCGGTGTCGAAGAACCCGCCGGCGCCGTTGCCGAAACGCTCCAGCCCGGTGTCCAGCAGCCGCCCGGCCAGCTCCAGCCACCGGCCCTCGCCGGTCAGCTCGTGCATCGCGCAGAACGCCTCGGCCACGCAGCCGTAGTCCTCCAGCACGCCGGCCGGAGAGCCCACGGCACCGTCCCGGGAGACCCGCCGCAGCCGCCCGTCGACCAGGTGCCGGTCGGCGAGCAACTGCGCGCACCGCATCGCCGCGTCCACGCTCTCGGCCGCGGTCCCCGAGCCGGTCAGCGCCATCGCGTAGTGCGCGAGCGCGGTCACCGCGAGCCCGTTCCAGGCCGCAACCACCTTGTCGTCCCGGGCCGGCTGCGGCCGTTCCGACCGCGCCGCGAGCAGGCGCTCGCGCACATCCCGCCAGCGCGCGGTGATCGCCGGGTCCGCGTCGTCGATGTCCCGCGCCAGCACCAGCGTGCTGGTGCCGTGCTCGAACGTGCCGCCCGGCGTCACCTGGAACAGGTCCGCGGCCCACGGGCCGTCCTCGTCGCCGAGCACCTCGCGGAGCTGGTCCGGCGTCCAGGCGTAGGTCAGCCCCTCCACGCCGTCGGTGTCCGCGTCCAGCGCGGACGCCAGCCCGCCCTCCTCGGTCCGCAGATAGTGGACCAGGAACGACACGATCTCGTCCGCGACGCGCTTGGCCAGCGGGTCGCCGGTCAGCCGCCACAGCTCCGCGTAGACCCGCAGCAGCAGCGCGTTGTCGTAGAGCATCTTCTCGAAGTGCGGCACGGTCCAGTGCGCGTCCACCGAGTACCGCGCGAACCCGCCCGCGAGCTGGTCGTAGATGCCGCCCCGGGCCATCGCCTCCGCGGTGTGCCGGACGATCTCCAGCGTCCGGGCGTCGCCGGTGCGCTGCCAGTGACGCAGCAGGAACAGCAGGTTCATGTGCGGCGGGAACTTCGGCGCGCCACCGAACCCGCCGGACCGCTCGTCGTGCTCCTCCGCCAGCCGGGCCGCGGCCGCGTCCAGCAGCTCCGCGGAGATCGGCGCGGTCGGCCCGCCGGCCAGTTGCGCACCGCCGATCGCGGTCACCACGGCCGCGCCCTGCTTGACCACGTCCTCGCGCTGGGTGCGCCACGCCCGGTCCACGGACTGCAGCAGCCCGGCGAACGTGGCGCGCGGGTAGTACGTGCCGCAGAAGAACGGCTCGCCGGACGGGGTCGCGAAGACCGTCATCGGCCAGCCGCCCTGCCCGCTCATCGCCTGCGTCGCCGTCATGTAGACCGCGTCGACGTCCGGCCGCTCCTCCCGGTCGACCTTGATCGCCACGAACCCCTGGTTGACCAGATGCGCGATCGCCTCGTCCTCGAACGACTCGTGCGCCATCACGTGACACCAGTGGCAGGCCGCGTACCCGACGGAGATCAGCACCGGCACGTCGCGCCGCCGCGCCTCCGCGAACGCCTCCTCGCCCCACGGCCACCAGTCGACCGGGTTGTCCTTGTGCTGGAGCAGGTAGGGAGAGGTGGCGTCCGCGAGCCGATTCATACCCTCACCCTTCCACACCGCCGGGTCATCAAACCCCGGACCATCCGCGGGTACGCCGTGTGACGCGCTTCACCGGGCCGCGGATTTCTCCGACCGGCCCACCCGCTGCCGATTACTCGGGACATGCACCACTCCCCACTGCTCACGCTCGACGCGCCGGTCCCGGACGCCGTCACGGACGCGTTGCAGCAGGTGTTGCAGGTGGTCCGCCGGCGCCTCGGCATGGACGTCGCGTTCATCGCCGAGTTCGTCGGCGACCGGCGCGTCTTCCGCTGGGTCGACGCCGCCGACCCGGTCCCGGGCCTGAGCCCCGGCCTGGGCGATCCCCTGGACGAGACGTACTGCCAGCGGATCGCGGACGGCCGGCTGGAGCGGGTGGTGCCGGACACGGCGTCGGACCCGGTCGCACGGGCGCTGCCGATCACGGACCAGCTCGGGATCGGCAACTATCTCGGCACGCCGCTGCGGCTGAGCACCGGCGAACTCTACGGCACGCTCTGCTGCTTCTCCTCGACGCCGGACCGCACGCTGAACGGCCGCGACCTGGACTACCTCAACGACGTGGCGGAGATCGTCACGGTGA
It encodes:
- a CDS encoding 5-(carboxyamino)imidazole ribonucleotide synthase → MDTRTGLPVVGMVGGGQLARMTHQAAIALGQSLRVLAQSPDDGAALVAADVQIGEHTDLDALREFAKSCDVVTFDHEHVPSAHIQALAAEGFTVHPGADALQFAQDKLLMRTRLTELGFPAPRWRTVEGLDDLVAFGDEVGWPVIAKATRGGYDGRGVFPLADADEAAALVATGTPLIVEERVRLVRELAVQVARSPFGQVAAYPVVETVQRDGICVEVLAPAPDLPEELAVTAQELAIGVAKQLGVVGLLAVELFQTEDGLLVNELAMRPHNSGHWTIEGARTSQFEQHLRAVLDYPLGETSLAAPVVVMANLLGGEPGGMSIDERLHHLFAEDPGIKVHLYGKQVRPGRKIGHVTALGDDLATVRARAVRAARWLREGQW
- a CDS encoding STAS domain-containing protein, with the translated sequence MPTTRILTRDGPACLEAVGEFDRDNHHEIAAAVRHAISRGHPHITLDLRGVTYLDASAVRTLMACRYLALAHGGGLRVLHANGVVAFVLDATGAGAALSWNG
- the purE gene encoding 5-(carboxyamino)imidazole ribonucleotide mutase — encoded protein: MGSDSDWPTMRAAAEALDEFGVAHEVRVISAHRTPQGMLDYATGADARGLKVIIAGAGGAAHLPGMVASATPLPVIGVPVPLKYLDGMDSLMSIVQMPAGIPVATVSIAGARNAGLLAVRILAASDAALRAKVTEFQAGLEAMVAEKDAKLRASLG
- a CDS encoding thioredoxin domain-containing protein codes for the protein MNRLADATSPYLLQHKDNPVDWWPWGEEAFAEARRRDVPVLISVGYAACHWCHVMAHESFEDEAIAHLVNQGFVAIKVDREERPDVDAVYMTATQAMSGQGGWPMTVFATPSGEPFFCGTYYPRATFAGLLQSVDRAWRTQREDVVKQGAAVVTAIGGAQLAGGPTAPISAELLDAAAARLAEEHDERSGGFGGAPKFPPHMNLLFLLRHWQRTGDARTLEIVRHTAEAMARGGIYDQLAGGFARYSVDAHWTVPHFEKMLYDNALLLRVYAELWRLTGDPLAKRVADEIVSFLVHYLRTEEGGLASALDADTDGVEGLTYAWTPDQLREVLGDEDGPWAADLFQVTPGGTFEHGTSTLVLARDIDDADPAITARWRDVRERLLAARSERPQPARDDKVVAAWNGLAVTALAHYAMALTGSGTAAESVDAAMRCAQLLADRHLVDGRLRRVSRDGAVGSPAGVLEDYGCVAEAFCAMHELTGEGRWLELAGRLLDTGLERFGNGAGGFFDTADDAEKLVTRPADPTDNATPSGLSSMANALIAYAALTGETRYRDAAEAALRTIAPIADRHPRFTGYSLAAAEALISGPYEIAIVTAAPETDPLVAAAIRLAPPGAVVIAGAPDAPGVPLLADRPMIDGRSTAYVCRGFVCDRPVTSEQELAATLG